The Neobacillus sp. OS1-2 genome includes a window with the following:
- a CDS encoding TrkA family potassium uptake protein: protein MANQYAVIGLGRFGLSIANKLYESGQEVLGLDVNEERVEESHPFATHSVIADSTDAEALKSIGIRNFDTVIVAIGNDIQASILTVLLLKELGVKNVIAKAINKLHGQVLKKVGADWVVFPERDMGIRVAHQLLSPHVLNFIEISKNYSVEEVKIPDRMREKTLRELDLRARFNLSVIAIRHNDDINISPSPDEKINYGDVLVVIGENRDLAKFANLH, encoded by the coding sequence ATGGCTAATCAATACGCGGTTATTGGTTTAGGAAGATTTGGGCTTAGCATTGCCAATAAGTTATATGAATCCGGACAGGAGGTTCTAGGCTTGGATGTGAATGAGGAACGAGTTGAAGAGTCACATCCATTTGCCACACATTCCGTTATTGCTGATTCCACCGATGCAGAAGCACTAAAATCGATCGGGATACGTAATTTTGATACTGTGATTGTAGCAATTGGGAATGATATACAAGCTAGCATCCTAACTGTATTACTACTTAAAGAACTCGGGGTAAAGAATGTGATCGCAAAAGCAATCAACAAACTCCATGGTCAAGTATTAAAAAAGGTTGGTGCAGATTGGGTTGTGTTTCCTGAGCGGGATATGGGAATCCGCGTTGCCCATCAGCTATTATCACCACATGTCTTGAACTTCATTGAGATTTCAAAAAATTATAGTGTGGAGGAAGTGAAAATTCCGGATCGGATGAGGGAAAAAACTTTACGAGAACTAGACTTACGGGCTAGGTTTAATCTTAGTGTCATCGCGATACGTCATAACGACGACATCAATATCTCCCCTTCACCAGATGAGAAAATAAATTATGGTGATGTATTGGTAGTCATAGGCGAAAATCGAGACCTTGCGAAATTTGCAAATCTCCATTAG
- the fdhF gene encoding formate dehydrogenase subunit alpha — MGEVSLIKTICGYCGTGCGLIVEVKDNKIIKIRGDKEATVNKGQTCVKGAFAYEYVHANNRLTSPLIRKAGQLVETTWKEAYEFIAEKLSGIKTKWGSNAISMFACARSTNESNFITQKFMRTVIHSNNIDGCNRTUHAPSVAGLATVFGSGFPTNTLEDFDKAEVLLLMGSNTTESHPIIANRMKKAVKSGLKIIVIDPRKIDMVKVAHRHLQINVGSDIALINAFIHVILKENLYDPAFIEQFTIDFDRLEKQVELYSPEYAASITGVSAEDIVATAREYATSSGSMIAYTLGITEHHCGVNNVFDIANLALLTGNIGKEGTGIMPLRGQNNVQGAGDMGCLPNQLTGAMSLANEEFRARYEKEWRVELNPQAGDTQTRTFDRLEMGELKALYIIGENPLLADVNMNHTKKLFDMLDLLIVQDIFMTETAKMADVVLPARSWGEVDGTYTNTDRRIQLVRKAVDAHPNTKEDWVILSELSTLMGYPMHYNNSEEIWNEVRKLAWEMYGGISYERLEKEYSIHYPCPDVNHPGTFIMHERFHNQLPIVKKSPFVPVDYTEPLELPDVEYPFTLTTGRRYESYNTHTQTRHYASGVKVKQTEETVDIHPDDASALGITDGEVVQVRSRRGELEVKAKVTEQVVPGLVFMSFHWSETPTNVLTLNEYDPISGTAEYKACAVAISKVTN, encoded by the coding sequence GTGGGTGAAGTAAGTTTGATAAAAACAATCTGTGGATACTGTGGTACTGGCTGCGGCTTAATCGTAGAAGTGAAAGACAACAAAATTATAAAAATCCGCGGCGATAAAGAAGCAACAGTGAACAAAGGGCAGACATGTGTAAAAGGTGCATTTGCCTATGAGTATGTCCATGCTAATAATAGATTAACATCACCGCTTATTCGTAAAGCCGGTCAGCTGGTCGAAACGACTTGGAAAGAAGCCTATGAATTTATTGCTGAAAAATTATCGGGGATTAAAACGAAATGGGGTTCTAATGCGATTAGCATGTTTGCTTGCGCACGAAGTACGAATGAATCCAATTTTATTACCCAAAAATTTATGAGGACGGTTATCCACAGTAATAATATTGATGGCTGTAACCGAACGTGACATGCACCTAGCGTTGCCGGTCTGGCAACTGTTTTTGGAAGCGGTTTCCCTACAAATACTCTTGAAGATTTTGATAAGGCCGAAGTATTGCTGTTAATGGGTTCAAATACGACTGAATCCCATCCGATTATTGCGAACCGTATGAAAAAGGCAGTAAAATCAGGACTCAAAATAATTGTCATTGATCCTAGAAAAATAGATATGGTGAAGGTGGCCCATCGCCATTTACAGATTAATGTCGGTTCAGATATTGCCTTAATTAATGCTTTTATCCATGTTATTCTGAAGGAGAATTTATACGATCCTGCCTTTATCGAGCAGTTTACGATTGATTTTGATCGGTTAGAAAAACAAGTAGAATTGTATTCACCAGAATATGCAGCCTCGATTACTGGTGTAAGTGCCGAAGATATTGTTGCTACAGCGCGAGAGTACGCCACATCTAGCGGCTCGATGATTGCATATACACTTGGGATTACAGAGCATCATTGCGGAGTAAACAATGTGTTTGATATTGCCAATCTTGCCTTATTAACCGGGAATATTGGAAAGGAAGGGACAGGAATCATGCCACTCAGAGGTCAAAATAATGTCCAAGGAGCAGGCGATATGGGTTGTCTTCCTAACCAATTAACAGGAGCGATGAGCTTAGCGAATGAGGAATTCCGTGCCCGTTATGAAAAGGAATGGAGAGTAGAACTCAATCCGCAAGCGGGTGATACCCAAACCCGTACCTTCGATCGGTTGGAAATGGGCGAGCTTAAGGCTCTCTATATAATTGGAGAAAACCCGCTCCTTGCAGACGTAAATATGAATCATACAAAAAAGCTTTTCGACATGCTTGATTTGTTAATCGTCCAGGATATTTTTATGACTGAAACCGCAAAAATGGCTGATGTTGTCCTGCCTGCCCGTTCATGGGGAGAGGTCGATGGTACGTATACGAATACGGACCGAAGAATTCAACTTGTCCGTAAGGCTGTTGATGCCCATCCAAATACGAAAGAAGATTGGGTCATTCTGAGTGAGCTATCTACATTAATGGGCTACCCGATGCACTATAATAATAGTGAAGAAATCTGGAATGAAGTGAGAAAGCTTGCCTGGGAGATGTATGGCGGTATCTCATATGAGCGGCTTGAAAAAGAATATAGCATCCATTATCCATGTCCGGATGTAAACCATCCGGGAACATTCATCATGCATGAACGTTTTCATAACCAACTTCCGATCGTGAAAAAGTCTCCATTTGTCCCAGTAGATTATACGGAGCCATTAGAATTGCCTGATGTTGAATACCCATTTACGTTAACTACGGGACGGCGCTATGAGTCCTATAATACTCATACACAGACACGCCACTATGCTTCAGGGGTTAAAGTGAAACAAACAGAAGAAACGGTTGATATCCATCCAGATGATGCATCGGCACTTGGGATAACGGATGGGGAAGTAGTACAGGTTCGTTCCCGTAGAGGGGAGCTTGAGGTGAAGGCAAAGGTTACTGAACAAGTGGTCCCAGGCCTTGTCTTTATGAGTTTCCATTGGAGTGAAACACCTACAAACGTGTTAACATTAAATGAATATGACCCTATTTCCGGGACAGCAGAATATAAAGCATGTGCGGTTGCTATTTCAAAGGTTACTAATTAG